The following coding sequences are from one Liolophura sinensis isolate JHLJ2023 chromosome 12, CUHK_Ljap_v2, whole genome shotgun sequence window:
- the LOC135479264 gene encoding arylacetamide deacetylase-like, whose translation MGNRKIVLAALVLALGYSLYHPLPDGIAEPWKLRLLLLNTKFFRTFGYIGSLLGIATDLNIIRAGAEFSLADRFRDPRVTVEDRTFDIHGAYEIKARVYRPKTQRDEALPCLVYFHGGGFVFMSVASHDALTSYISAEAGIVVISVEYRLAPEHVFPAAVNDCHMATRRIIENAAKLRVDVDRIGVAGDSAGGNLAAVVSLALRQDKSLNQQIKFQGLLYPALQSFDFRLPSYQTCSDVIPDILSARRMVEFWLYYFQGRLDNIEKVLKNQHISEWIRRSRYADYVNPEYLPGKYRSVRPPNAPPDPALSVQFNTFLRDEMANPLMADSLEGLPPTFILTGEYDVLRDEGFLYARRLRNGGVAVTHRHYDSGYHGFLSLLNTPVEPAITRQALADFIGFMKSNGF comes from the exons ATGGGGAACAGGAAGATTGTGTTGGCTGCATTGGTCTTAGCCCTGGGGTATTCGCTCTATCACCCACTCCCTGATGGCATCGCCGAGCCGTGGAAACTCCGGTTGTTGCTTCTGAACACCAAATTCTTCCGTACTTTT GGATATATTGGAAGCCTCCTGGGTATAGCCACTGATCTGAACATCATTCGAGCAGGGGCCGAGTTTTCACTCGCTGACAGATTCCGTGATCCCAGAGTGACG GTGGAAGATAGAACATTTGATATTCATGGTGCTTACGAAATAAAGGCACGAGTCTATCGTCCCAAGACTCAGAGAGACGAAGCACTGCCGTGCCTTGTGTACTTCCACGGGGGCGGATTTGTATTTATGAGCGTGG cttcCCACGATGCGCTCACCAGCTACATCTCCGCGGAGGCTGGCATCGTAGTCATTTCCGTCGa GTATAGACTGGCCCCTGAACATGTATTCCCAGCAGCTGTGAACGATTGCCACATGGCAACTAGACGGATCATCGAGAATGCAGCGAAGCTGAGAGTCGACGTCGACAGAATAGGAGTGGCAG GAGACAGCGCTGGAGGGAATCTTGCTGCTGTCGTGTCATTGGCTCTTCGACAAGACAAGTCTCTCAACcaacaaatcaaatttcaagGTCTTCTGTATCCAGCACTTCAAAGTTTCGACTTCCGGTTGCCGTCATACCAGACTTGTAGCGACGTCATTCCTGATATCCTTTCTGCGAGGCGTATGGTCGAATTTTGGCTGTATTATTTTCAAGGTCGTCTCGATAATATTgagaaagttttgaaaaaccAACACATATCTGAGTGGATCAGGCGTTCAAGGTATGCCGATTACGTCAATCCAGAATATTTACCAGGCAAATATCGTTCAGTTCGACCCCCCAACGCGCCTCCAGACCCTGCCCTATCGGTACAGTTCAACACGTTCTTGAGAGACGAAATGGCTAATCCATTGATGGCCGACTCGTTGGAAGGCCTGCCCCCAACGTTTATCTTAACAGGCGAGTATGACGTGTTACGCGATGAAGGCTTCCTGTACGCCCGTCGTCTAAGAAACGGAGGTGTAGCTGTGACACACCGCCATTACGACAGCGGATATCACGGCTTTCTATCCCTCCTTAACACGCCTGTGGAGCCGGCCATAACTCGTCAAGCCTTAGCAGACTTCATCGGCTTTATGAAATCAAATGGATTCTAA